CGACCGGCATCTGGCTGATGCGGGCCCTGACCGAGGCCGGCGTACCCGCGGGTGTCGCGAACCTCATCCTCGGGAGCGGTGCCGACGTCGGCCCGACGCTGACCAGCGATCCGCGGGTCGACCTGGTCTCGTTCACCGGCGGACTGATCACCGGCCGTTCGATCATGGCGTCTGCCGCTGCCACCGTGAAGAAGGTCGCGCTCGAGCTCGGTGGCAAGAACCCCAACGTCGTGTTCGCCGACGCCGACCAGGAGACCGCGCTCGACTACGCGCTCACCGCGGTGTTCCTGCATTCCGGGCAGGTGTGTTCTGCGGGTGCGCGGCTGATCGTCGAGGAGTCGATCCACGACGACTTCGTCGACGAGCTCGTCCGCCGCGCGCGCACCATCAGGCTCGGCGGACCGTTCGACGAGAGCGCCGAAACCGGGCCGCTGATCTCCGCGGCGCATCGCGACAAGGTGGAGGCGTACGTTGCCGCCGGCATCAAGGAAGGCGCCACGCTGCGCTGTGGCGGGGCGCGTCCCGACGACCCCGCACTCGCTGACGGCTATTACTACCTGCCCACCGTTCTCGACGGATGCACCGCCGATATGTCTATCACCCAGAACGAATCGTTCGGACCGATCCTCACCGTCGAGACGTTCCGCTCGGAGGAAGAAGCGGTCGCGATCGCCAACGACAGCATCTACGGCCTTGCCGGTGCGGTCTGGACGACCGATGCCGGTCGCGCGGAGCGGGTAGCGCGCGGGCTGCGCATGGGCACCGTCTGGATCAACGACTTCCACCCGTACGTACCGCAGGCCGAATGGGGCGGCTACAAGCAGTCCGGGTTCGGCCGCGAGCTCG
The sequence above is drawn from the Nocardioidaceae bacterium SCSIO 66511 genome and encodes:
- a CDS encoding aldehyde dehydrogenase family protein, with product MSQLYIGGQWGHAADGNTREIRCPADGTHVRTVPEASAGDAERAIAAARVAFDDGAWANGSSLERGMILSRVADILARDKAKVAELESRDTGKRLVESEYDVDDIEGVFRHYAGLAGAEAGRVVDTGQPNISSRVVHEPVGVCSLITPWNYPLLQTAWKVAPALAAGNTFVLKPSELTPSTGIWLMRALTEAGVPAGVANLILGSGADVGPTLTSDPRVDLVSFTGGLITGRSIMASAAATVKKVALELGGKNPNVVFADADQETALDYALTAVFLHSGQVCSAGARLIVEESIHDDFVDELVRRARTIRLGGPFDESAETGPLISAAHRDKVEAYVAAGIKEGATLRCGGARPDDPALADGYYYLPTVLDGCTADMSITQNESFGPILTVETFRSEEEAVAIANDSIYGLAGAVWTTDAGRAERVARGLRMGTVWINDFHPYVPQAEWGGYKQSGFGRELGLTGLEEYRETKHIWHNIDPKPIRWFSNGDGNVTTGGAGA